A genomic window from Salvia splendens isolate huo1 chromosome 11, SspV2, whole genome shotgun sequence includes:
- the LOC121756197 gene encoding WAT1-related protein At3g28050-like codes for MGLAEHAATPYLGMVLASTAQVGLIIISKSALASGMTNYTFVAYSNALAALILLPLSLLVHRSSNRPPLTFLILCGFFSLGVLGCLAQLTGYTGISYTSAEFASAMLNLIPGFTFVLAVVFRMEVLNCRSSSFLAKTLGTVVSISGAFVVTLYKGPEILTHLSSPKLHYEYIGVLAAQSSWIIGGLFLAADCVVASAYIIVQASILKKYPAELIIVFFYCFFAAILSTFVSLITDRELSAWSLQPNIRLIAVLYSGVFGSAFQVSVTAWCLHKKGPLFVAMFHPLGIVISAVLGVIFLDDILYLGSLLGSVIIVIGFYSVMWGKAKELKVIDKNTTNSEKAPLLPIEYERTTSIDRS; via the exons ATGGGGCTGGCGGAGCACGCTGCGACGCCGTATTTGGGGATGGTGCTTGCCTCAACCGCGCAAGTTGGCCTCATTATCATCAGCAAAAGCGCCCTTGCTTCTGGAATGACTAATTACACTTTCGTCGCTTACTCCAACGCCCTCGCCGCCCTAATCCTTCTTCCTCTATCCCTCCTCGTTCACAG GTCATCTAATCGGCCGCCGCTGACATTCTTGATTCTTTGTGGATTTTTTTCCTTAGGTGTTCTTGG ATGTTTGGCTCAGCTGACTGGATACACTGGAATCAGTTACACTTCTGCTGAGTTCGCCTCAGCAATGCTGAATCTCATACCCGGATTCACCTTCGTGCTTGCTGTCGTATTCAG GATGGAAGTGCTAAACTGTAGGAGTTCGAGTTTTCTAGCAAAAACGTTGGGAACGGTCGTCTCCATTTCTGGCGCCTTTGTTGTCACTCTGTACAAAGGCCCCGAGATCCTAACTCATCTATCGTCTCCTAAGTTGCATTACGAGTATATTGGTGTATTAGCAGCACAGTCAAGCTGGATTATCGGAGGGTTATTCCTTGCTGCAGACTGTGTCGTAGCTTCTGCCTACATAATTGTACAG GCCTCGATTCTTAAGAAATACCCGGCAGAGCTGATTATAGTATTCTTTTACTGCTTCTTTGCTGCCATTCTGTCGACATTCGTGTCTCTTATTACTGATCGCGAACTTAGTGCTTGGTCGTTGCAGCCTAATATCAGACTGATTGCTGTTCTGTATTCG GGAGTGTTTGGTTCTGCATTCCAAGTCAGTGTAACTGCATGGTGTCTGCACAAAAAGGGTCCTCTTTTCGTTGCAATGTTTCATCCGTTGGGAATTGTGATATCTGCTGTGCTCGGTGTTATCTTCTTGGACGACATACTGTATCTAGGAAG TTTGTTGGGGTCAGTTATCATAGTTATCGGGTTCTACTCCGTGATGTGGGGAAAGGCAAAAGAATTAAAGGTGATTGACAAGAACACAACAAATAGTGAGAAGGCCCCTCTTCTGCCCATTGAGTATGAGCGGACGACGTCAATAGACAGATCATGA